A segment of the Streptomyces pactum genome:
ACCGTCGGGCAGGACCGCCAGCGTCCCGCACAGCTCGGCGGAGAGCATCCCCATCCGGTCGCAGCGCGGCCGGAATCCCGTGGCGGCCACGACGTGTTCGGTCTTCAGGGTGCGCAGGGCGCCCTCGTGGCTCACCACGTCCAGCCGTACGCCGCCCGGCACCGCACAGGCCGCGGTGACCTCGTGGCCCGGCAGCAGTTCCACCGCCCGCTCCACCCGGTCCCGCACCCACCACGCACCCGCCGGCCCCAGTGCCGTGGCCGTGATGCGCGCCCGGGTCGTCCGCGGCAGGCTCCGGAAGAGGCCGGGGCGCTCGGAGTAGAACCAGTTCCGCCAGCCTGGGCCGAGGCCGCTGTGCGGGGAACGGACCGACTGCCACCAGGGACGCTCCAAGGGCGGCGGCACGTCGTTCCACCGCAGCCGCTCCGCGCGCGCCAGCACCCGCACGCGGGTGCCCTGTTCGGCGAGGAGCGCCGCGGTCTCCAGCGCCGCCTGACCGCCGCCGACCACCGTCACGTCCCTGCCCCGGAAGGGGGACAGGTCGTTGTGGTGGCTGCTGTGCGTGACCAGTGAGGGGTGCAGCCCACGCAGTGCGGGCGGCACCTCGATGAACGGCATCACACCGACCGCCAACGCCACCGTCCGCGCGTGCACCACCTCACCGTCCTCGGTGACCGCCGTGAAGCCGCCGGGGCCGGCCGCCACCCGCGTCACCGTGCGCTCGTCCACCGCCGGGACGGCGTGGTGCGCGAACCACAGACCGTACGACGCGAACTCCTCCACCGGGATCGGCCGCGCGTGGCGTGCCGTCAGTCCCCGCTCCGCGCAGTACGCGTCCAGACGCCAACGTCCCTGCGGATCGGAGAGGTTGGACGCCCACGGCTCCGACTTCAGGAACATGCCGCCGGGCATGTGATCCCGCCAGGACGCCATCGGCCGGCCGAACACGCGCAGATTCAGCCCGGCGGCCGCGGCGTGGGAGGCGATCGACAGACCGTACGGACCCGCGCCCACCACCAGAAGGTCGTACATCATCGGCTACTCGCTTTCTCGTTGTCGGTCGGGGAGGCCGAGGTCGCCCCGGGGATCGGATGTGCCGCCCGCGCCGCCGTCGGCCCGCCCAGCCGTTCCCGCAGCCGGCCGGCCACATGACGGCACCACAGGGCCCTCATCGCCCGTCCGGGACCGCGGTCGTCCCGGGCGTACCAGGCCAGTTCGCGCCCGTTCGGGGCCGGGCGCAGCGCGGCGAGCGGCGCGTAGTTCTCCACCACGAACGTCCGCCCGGCCCGGGGGGCCCTGTCCGGTAGGGGGCGGCCCGTCAGGTCCAGGTGCAGAGCGCGTACGACGTCCAGTCCCCCGCTGTCCGCGAAGAGCCGGAACTGGGCGCCGGGGCGCGGGTTGAAGTCGAGCAGGTGGTAGCGGCCACTCTCGCCGCAGCGGCGGAAGTCGAGGTCGAAGACGCCCCGGTAGCCCAATTCGCCGGTGAGTCGCTCGGCCAGCGCCTGCACCTGCGGGTTGGGCGTCCAGCAGCCCACCGCGGTCAGGCCCGCGCCACGAGGCCAGGCCAGTTGCTTGCGGCCCGGCCCGCCCGCGCGCACGGCGCCGGAGTGGTCGGCGTATCCGTGGAAGAACCAGTCCCGGTCCGGCCCCGGCGGCAGGTACGCCTGCAGCAGCAGCCGGCTGCCCGCCTCCCCGGTGCGCAGGTACAGCTCCCGGGCCTCCCGCGCGGACCGCACCAGCAGTGTGCTGCGCAGCCCGCTGCCGGCCGGCAGCAGCCAGGGCCGGCTCCACTTCGCCACCACCGGCAGTCCGAGCCGGCGCACGTCGTCGGCGGCCCGCTCCGGGCTGTCCGGGACCAGCGTCACCGGGTGCGGAACATCCGCGGACGCGCACACGGCGGCCAGTTCCGCCTTGTCGGCGACGCGCGCGGCCAGCGTGTCCGGCATCGCCGGCAGGAGGTAGGAGGGCGCGAGGCCGGCCCGCACGCGGCCCACGGCGATCGCGCCCGCGTCGTCCATCGGGACCAGGACGGCGGGAGCCGCCAAGTGGTCGGCCACCTTGCGCAGTACGTCGAGAATCTCGTCCGCGGACGCGCCCGGGAGCGGCGGGGGATGCATCCGGCGCACGTAACGCGACCTGGAAACGGGACTGCCCGCCGAGTCGGCGACGACATGCACCTCCACTCCCGCCCTGCCGAGGGAACGCACGGCGCCCAGCGTTCCGTGGTGAAAGGGATTCCGGTCGATCCGCAGCAGTACGGCGGGGACGCGGGTGTCGAGCAGCGACACGAACTCTCCTTTTGTCGGATGGCTCACCCACACGGGCGAGTGCGGCACTCGAAAGCCCCAAGTGCGGTGGCGCCGTGGGATTGCCTGTGCGTGACTTCATGTGACTGTCCGTCAACAACAGGAACAGAGCCAGAAGGCGGACGAGAGCGAAGAAGGGAGCAGGAATGGCCCCGCAGCACAAGCGATTCCGGGTCCGCAGGCTGCTCGTGGGCGTGGCGGCGGTCACTACGTCGGCCGCCCTGGCGGCCGGTCACGCGGCGGGAGCGGAGGTGGTGCGAGTCGCCGATCCGCGCGCTCCGGCGCCGTCCCCGGCGGCATCCGCCGTCGGCCCGCGCCCGGCCGTCCCCGAGCCGTCCAGGACACCCCGGGCGACCACGCCGGTGCCGGGCAAGGAGGTCCCGGCCTTCGGCGCCTTCCTCAAGTCCGACGCCCGTGGCATCGCCCGCATGGCGCAGCTCAGTCACTGGCTGGGAGGTGCCGAGCTCCGCGTCGGTCACACCTACCTGCCGGGCAACCACTGGAGCGACATCGAGGGCGACGTCCACTTCCTCGAGGCATGGGCGAACTGGCGCAACGAGAAGGACGACCGGATGCTCGTCCTCAACGTGCCCCTGCAGGAGCGCAACGAGGAGGGCGTCCCCGACGACGAGGTCCGGCGGCTGCTGCGCCGGGGCGCGAACGGGGAGTTCGATCACCACTTCCGTGCCCTGGCCGAGCGGCTGGTCCGGCTGAAGGTGCCGGACACGGTCCTCGTGCTCGGCTGGGAGATGAACGGCACCACGTACACCCATCGATGCGGGCCGGACCCGGAGTCCTGGAAGAAGTACTGGAACAGGATCGTCACCACCATGCGTTCGGTGCCGGGCCAGAAGTTCCGGTTCGACTTCACGCCGAGCCGCGGCCGGGACGCCGTTCCCTGGACGCAGTGCTACCCGGGGGACGACGTGGTCGACATCATCGGCATGGATTCCTACGACCAGCCGGCCGGGCTGTCGTTCGACGGGCAGGTGAACGAGCCCTACGGACTCCAGGCACAGGTGGATTTCGCCAAGGCCCACGGCAAACCCATCTCCTATCCCGAGTGGGGGCTTTTCCGTAACGGCGACAACCCCGAGTACATGCGGCGCATGCTCGCGTGGATCGACGAGCACAAACCGCTGTACAACACGCTGACCGACTACTGCCCGCACGGTGTGTGGCAGTGTTCCGCCAATCCGGTCTCGTCCCGCGTCTACCGGTCCGCTCTCACCGGCCGCACCGACGAGACGACACCCACGCCGACGCCCGAACCCACGCCCACGCCGACCGCCCCGCTGCCTCCGGAGGGCTGCTCGCCTCTGGACCTGGGCAGTTGGGTGGAGTACTGGCTCGGAGGAAAGCTCTGCCTCCGCGTCGACTGGTGGTCGCGCACCCACTAGCGCACCCGCCGGCCCGTCCGGGTGCGGCTCGGCGAAGGCGGACGCGTCGGCGACGAGTTCGGTCGGGTGCACCGCCGTCACCGCTGTCCGGACACATCGGCGGCGGTGGCGGGGCCGGGCACCGAGGGGCCGGGGAGGGCGGCGCCGTCCCGGCCGGTCCGCCGTGGCCGTGCCAGCAGGGCCAGGCCGCCGAGCAACCCGCCCGCGCCGGTCCCCACCAACGTGGTCACCGCCGGCGTCGCGGACGTCGGCTCGCTCGGCTCCACCGCCCGTGAGAACCGCACGAGCCGGACCTGGGTGCTGTCCTTGGTGTGTTCCGCGTGCTGGGTCAGCGCGCGGGAGACCGCGTTGGCCATGTCGACGGCGAGCCCGGGCCGCGGGGAGGTGGCCGAGACGGCGACCATCGGCGCGTCCGGCGAGGTCGCCGCGCGCACCCTGTCCTGCAGCGTCCGCACCGGCACGCCCGCCCACACCTGTGCGTCCTCGAGCACCGCGACCTGCGTGGCCACCCGGCCGTACGCCTGCGCGAAGCCGCGGGCGGCCTCCGGGGTGGACTTCGAGGTGGGTACGGCGACGAGGTAGCTGGTGGCCGTGTAGGTGACGGGGGCGAGCAGGCCGTACGCGCCGCCGAGCAGGCCGCCGAGGAGGGTGCCGGCCGCGAGCACGGACCAGGACGGCGGCCTCCTGACACGAGACAGGAGCTTTTGGCGCTGACGGGCCGGAGTGTCGGTCATGACGGGCTCGCTCCGAGAGGTGAGAAGGAGGACGGCGAACGGGAGACGGCTGCCGCGTACACGTCCATGAGGCGGGCCGTGCTGCGGGTGATGCTGTAGCGGTGTGCGACCTCGGGGGCCGTGCGCGGCCCGGCGCCCGCCGCGCGCACCCCGGCGATCGCGCGGGCGTACGCCTCGGGGCCGCCGCGCACGCGCCGGACGGTGGCCGACGGCGGAAGGTCCTCGATCGCCGGGCAGGAGGTGTAGAGCACGGGCAGGCCCGACGCCAGTGCCTCCACGGCCGCCAGACCGAAGGCCTCCTCCGTGGACGGGGACGCGAACAGGTCCATCGCCGAGGTGAGCGAGGGCAGATCGGGGCCCGGGGAGGCGTCGGGGACGTAGGGGCGTTCGCCGGTGAACAGGACGCGGTCGGCCACGCCCGCCTCGTGGGCCTCGCGCCGCAGACGGTGCTCCTCGGCGCCGCCGCCCACCAGCAGCAGCCAGTGGTCGTCCCCGAGCCGGGTGAGCGCGTGGACGAGGACGTCGAACCGCTTCCCGGGAGTGAGCCGGCCGATACCGCCGACGACGAATGCCCCCTCCGGCAGGCCGAGGCGCCGA
Coding sequences within it:
- a CDS encoding NAD(P)-binding domain-containing protein: MYDLLVVGAGPYGLSIASHAAAAGLNLRVFGRPMASWRDHMPGGMFLKSEPWASNLSDPQGRWRLDAYCAERGLTARHARPIPVEEFASYGLWFAHHAVPAVDERTVTRVAAGPGGFTAVTEDGEVVHARTVALAVGVMPFIEVPPALRGLHPSLVTHSSHHNDLSPFRGRDVTVVGGGQAALETAALLAEQGTRVRVLARAERLRWNDVPPPLERPWWQSVRSPHSGLGPGWRNWFYSERPGLFRSLPRTTRARITATALGPAGAWWVRDRVERAVELLPGHEVTAACAVPGGVRLDVVSHEGALRTLKTEHVVAATGFRPRCDRMGMLSAELCGTLAVLPDGSPATGRDFESSHPGLFLAGLVTASGFGPAMRFVHGATFTAAVLVQGVRRRLRRTPTRATVPVPGTGSRSGTPAPLSR
- a CDS encoding glycoside hydrolase family 26 protein produces the protein MAPQHKRFRVRRLLVGVAAVTTSAALAAGHAAGAEVVRVADPRAPAPSPAASAVGPRPAVPEPSRTPRATTPVPGKEVPAFGAFLKSDARGIARMAQLSHWLGGAELRVGHTYLPGNHWSDIEGDVHFLEAWANWRNEKDDRMLVLNVPLQERNEEGVPDDEVRRLLRRGANGEFDHHFRALAERLVRLKVPDTVLVLGWEMNGTTYTHRCGPDPESWKKYWNRIVTTMRSVPGQKFRFDFTPSRGRDAVPWTQCYPGDDVVDIIGMDSYDQPAGLSFDGQVNEPYGLQAQVDFAKAHGKPISYPEWGLFRNGDNPEYMRRMLAWIDEHKPLYNTLTDYCPHGVWQCSANPVSSRVYRSALTGRTDETTPTPTPEPTPTPTAPLPPEGCSPLDLGSWVEYWLGGKLCLRVDWWSRTH
- a CDS encoding glycosyltransferase translates to MRALHIITGLGVGGAEQQLRLLLRHLPVDCDVVTLTNPGAVAEGLTTDGVRVVHLGMAGNRDLTVLPRLVRVIRAGGYDLVHTHLYRACVYGRVAARIAGVRAVVATEHSLGDSQMEGRDLTAGVRALYLASERLGSATVAVSPTVADRLKRWGVPAPRIEVVPNGIDLDRFRFDRERRERTRRRLGLPEGAFVVGGIGRLTPGKRFDVLVHALTRLGDDHWLLLVGGGAEEHRLRREAHEAGVADRVLFTGERPYVPDASPGPDLPSLTSAMDLFASPSTEEAFGLAAVEALASGLPVLYTSCPAIEDLPPSATVRRVRGGPEAYARAIAGVRAAGAGPRTAPEVAHRYSITRSTARLMDVYAAAVSRSPSSFSPLGASPS